A stretch of Paracoccus sp. MA DNA encodes these proteins:
- the holA gene encoding DNA polymerase III subunit delta, translating into MILKGAEIGRYLARPDPTRPALLIHGQDAMRVALKRAEAVKALVGPGAEEEMRLTRIPGADLRKDPAALLDAVKAVGFFPGQRVVLVDDAPDAAAPAVATAIAEWKSGDAVIVVAAGSLGKSSALRKLFEPHPAAVTAPIYDDPPGEEEVGRWLHEAGLREVPRDAMRDLMALSRALDPGDFRQTVEKIGLYKHGDPEPLTPAEIAALAPATIEAEVDELIDCVAEGRAREFGTLMRRIEGQGIAPVTLCIAALRHFRGLHAGASDPGGPGAGLSRLRPPVFGPRRDRMIRQAQDWGMRALEDAVHQLIETDLALRSSSKAPAMALMERMLLRLCMMPRGGR; encoded by the coding sequence ATGATCCTGAAGGGCGCCGAGATCGGACGCTATCTGGCGCGGCCCGATCCGACGCGCCCGGCGCTGCTGATCCATGGCCAGGACGCCATGCGGGTGGCGCTGAAGCGGGCCGAGGCGGTCAAGGCGCTGGTCGGCCCCGGCGCCGAGGAGGAGATGCGCCTGACCCGCATTCCCGGCGCCGACCTGCGCAAGGACCCTGCGGCGCTGCTGGATGCCGTGAAGGCGGTAGGCTTCTTTCCGGGCCAGCGCGTGGTGCTGGTCGATGATGCGCCGGATGCGGCGGCGCCGGCCGTCGCCACGGCCATTGCCGAATGGAAAAGCGGCGATGCGGTGATCGTGGTCGCGGCCGGGAGCCTGGGCAAGTCCTCGGCGCTGAGGAAGCTTTTCGAGCCGCATCCCGCCGCCGTGACCGCGCCGATCTATGACGACCCGCCCGGCGAGGAGGAGGTCGGCCGCTGGCTGCATGAGGCCGGGCTGCGCGAGGTGCCGCGCGACGCGATGCGCGACCTGATGGCGCTGTCCCGCGCCCTCGATCCCGGCGATTTCCGCCAGACGGTGGAAAAGATCGGGCTTTACAAGCATGGCGACCCCGAACCGCTGACGCCCGCCGAGATCGCCGCGCTGGCGCCGGCCACCATCGAGGCCGAGGTCGATGAGCTGATCGACTGCGTGGCCGAGGGCCGGGCGCGCGAATTCGGCACGCTGATGCGGCGGATCGAGGGGCAGGGCATCGCCCCGGTGACGCTGTGCATCGCGGCGCTGCGGCATTTTCGCGGGCTGCATGCCGGCGCCTCGGACCCCGGCGGGCCGGGAGCCGGGCTGTCGCGGCTGCGGCCGCCGGTCTTCGGCCCGCGCCGCGACCGCATGATCCGGCAGGCGCAGGACTGGGGCATGCGGGCGCTGGAGGATGCGGTCCACCAGCTGATCGAGACCGATCTGGCGTTGCGCTCGTCCTCGAAGGCACCGGCCATGGCGCTGATGGAGCGGATGCTGTTGCGGCTTTGCATGATGCCGCGCGGCGGGCGCTGA
- a CDS encoding TIGR03862 family flavoprotein, translating to MQALVIGAGPAGLMAAEVLAGQGARVVVSEAMPTPARKFLMAGKSGLNLTKAEPFAAFAAHYGGSAPVLRTPPEYLENGEIGPEAVMAWARGLGVELFTGSTGRVFPVGMKASPLLRAWLARLADLGVELRTRWRWSGFDGDGWRFEAPGGVQILRPRVVVLALGGASWPRLGSDAAWVPWLRGKGVAMVPFRPANMGFRAAWSAQMARHFGRAVKGVALHVGDRVGRGEWVVSAGGIEGGGIYEVAAAMRDGAEAFVDLAPDLAPEELARRFAMVPAKLSVGNRLRRVLGDPIRAALLMEWGRPLPAEPERLAMRAKALRLRHQGPMGIERAISSAGGIGADSLTDALELKALPGVFAAGEMLDWEAPTGGYLLTGCLATGRLAGQGAAAYLAAARR from the coding sequence ATGCAGGCCCTGGTGATCGGCGCCGGCCCCGCCGGGCTGATGGCGGCCGAGGTGCTGGCCGGGCAGGGCGCGCGGGTCGTCGTGTCCGAGGCCATGCCGACCCCGGCGCGCAAGTTCCTGATGGCGGGGAAATCCGGGCTGAACCTGACCAAGGCCGAGCCGTTCGCGGCGTTTGCGGCGCATTATGGGGGCTCTGCCCCCGTCCTGCGGACTCCCCCGGAGTATTTGGAAAACGGTGAAATCGGGCCTGAGGCGGTGATGGCCTGGGCGCGCGGGCTGGGGGTGGAGCTGTTCACCGGCTCGACCGGGCGGGTGTTTCCGGTCGGGATGAAGGCCTCGCCGCTGCTGCGGGCCTGGCTGGCGCGGCTGGCGGACCTGGGGGTCGAGCTGCGGACGCGCTGGCGCTGGAGCGGTTTTGACGGCGACGGCTGGCGCTTCGAGGCGCCGGGCGGGGTTCAGATCTTGCGGCCGCGGGTCGTGGTGCTGGCGCTGGGGGGCGCGAGCTGGCCGCGGCTGGGCTCGGACGCCGCCTGGGTGCCCTGGCTTCGCGGGAAGGGTGTCGCGATGGTGCCGTTCCGGCCGGCGAACATGGGCTTTCGCGCCGCCTGGTCGGCGCAGATGGCCCGGCATTTCGGCCGGGCGGTCAAGGGCGTGGCGCTGCATGTCGGGGACCGGGTCGGACGCGGCGAATGGGTCGTCAGCGCAGGCGGAATCGAAGGCGGCGGGATCTATGAGGTCGCGGCCGCGATGCGGGACGGGGCCGAGGCTTTCGTCGATCTGGCTCCGGACCTGGCGCCCGAGGAGCTGGCGCGGCGCTTCGCCATGGTGCCGGCGAAGCTGTCGGTCGGCAACCGGCTGCGGCGGGTGCTGGGCGATCCGATCCGCGCGGCGCTGCTGATGGAATGGGGCCGGCCGCTGCCCGCCGAGCCCGAACGGCTGGCCATGCGCGCCAAGGCGCTGCGGTTGCGGCACCAGGGGCCGATGGGCATCGAGCGGGCGATTTCCTCGGCCGGGGGGATCGGTGCCGACAGCCTGACCGATGCGCTGGAGCTGAAGGCGCTGCCCGGCGTCTTCGCCGCCGGCGAGATGCTGGACTGGGAAGCGCCGACCGGCGGCTATCTGCTGACCGGCTGCCTTGCCACCGGGCGGCTGGCCGGGCAGGGCGCCGCCGCCTACCTGGCCGCGGCGCGCAGATAG
- the lptE gene encoding LPS assembly lipoprotein LptE: MSWSRRSVILAGLALAACGFSPVYGPGGTGGKLFGKVRTADPKTPDDFSFAGRIAERLGPDTEARFLLDYRLRIAVVPQAITPDEVTTRYALNGTADFALTEAATGREVTRGQVSSFTSYSTTGTTIATMAAEQDAHERLARMLADQVVTRLLAVQPDAVP; the protein is encoded by the coding sequence ATGTCGTGGTCTAGGCGCAGCGTGATCCTGGCCGGGCTGGCGCTGGCCGCCTGCGGTTTTTCCCCCGTCTACGGGCCGGGCGGCACCGGCGGCAAGCTCTTCGGCAAGGTCCGCACCGCCGATCCCAAGACGCCGGACGACTTCAGCTTCGCCGGCCGCATCGCCGAACGGCTGGGTCCGGATACGGAGGCCCGCTTCCTGCTCGACTACCGGCTGCGCATCGCCGTGGTGCCGCAGGCGATCACCCCCGACGAGGTGACGACCCGCTACGCGCTGAACGGCACCGCCGACTTCGCCCTGACCGAGGCCGCGACCGGCCGCGAGGTGACGCGCGGGCAGGTCAGCAGCTTCACCTCCTATTCCACCACCGGCACCACCATCGCCACCATGGCGGCGGAACAGGACGCGCATGAGCGGCTGGCGCGGATGCTGGCCGACCAGGTGGTGACGCGGCTCTTGGCCGTCCAGCCCGACGCGGTGCCATGA
- the rpsO gene encoding 30S ribosomal protein S15: protein MSITVEEKNRVMTEFATKKGDTGSPEVQVAILSSRIATLTEHFKTHKKDNHSRRGLLKLVAQRRKLLDYLKRKDEARYTALIGKLGLRR, encoded by the coding sequence ATGTCGATTACGGTTGAGGAAAAGAATCGCGTGATGACCGAATTCGCGACCAAGAAGGGCGACACCGGCTCGCCCGAGGTCCAGGTCGCCATCCTGTCCTCGCGCATCGCCACGCTGACCGAGCATTTCAAGACCCACAAGAAAGACAACCATTCGCGTCGCGGTCTGCTGAAGCTGGTCGCGCAGCGCCGCAAGCTGCTGGACTATCTGAAGCGCAAGGACGAAGCCCGCTACACCGCGCTGATCGGCAAGCTGGGCCTGCGCCGCTGA
- a CDS encoding YggS family pyridoxal phosphate-dependent enzyme, translating to MGLDEIRRRVAAAEAAAGRAAGEVTLIAVSKVQPAERVEAVLAAGQRVFGENYVQEAAGKWPAWRQRFPGIELHMIGPLQTNKLKPALELFDAIHTLDRPSLAGKLARHVQQRGRCPQLFVQVNTGAEPQKAGVLPDEADSFVAQCRALDLTLAGLMCIPPEDQDPVPHFRILREIARRNGLSGLSMGMSGDFEAAIAEGASHVRIGSAIFGARDYG from the coding sequence ATGGGACTGGATGAGATCAGGCGCCGCGTCGCTGCGGCCGAGGCGGCTGCGGGACGCGCGGCGGGCGAGGTCACGCTGATCGCCGTCAGCAAGGTGCAGCCGGCCGAAAGGGTCGAGGCGGTGCTTGCCGCCGGACAGCGCGTCTTCGGCGAGAACTACGTGCAGGAGGCGGCCGGGAAATGGCCGGCCTGGCGCCAGCGTTTTCCGGGGATCGAGCTGCACATGATCGGTCCGCTGCAGACCAACAAGCTGAAACCGGCGCTGGAGCTTTTCGACGCCATCCACACGCTGGACCGCCCTTCGCTGGCCGGCAAGCTGGCCCGGCACGTGCAGCAGCGCGGCCGCTGTCCGCAGCTTTTCGTTCAAGTGAACACCGGTGCCGAACCGCAGAAGGCCGGCGTCCTGCCGGACGAGGCGGACAGCTTCGTCGCCCAATGCCGGGCGCTGGACCTGACGCTGGCGGGGCTGATGTGCATCCCGCCCGAGGATCAGGACCCGGTGCCGCATTTCCGTATCCTGCGCGAGATCGCCCGCCGCAACGGCCTCTCGGGTCTGTCGATGGGCATGAGCGGCGATTTCGAGGCCGCCATCGCCGAGGGTGCCAGCCATGTCCGCATCGGCAGCGCGATCTTCGGCGCCCGCGACTACGGCTAG
- the pnp gene encoding polyribonucleotide nucleotidyltransferase, with protein MFDEVKKSIQWGQETLTLETGKVARQADGSVIATLGETSVMANVTFAKEPKPGQDFFPLTVHYQEKYYAAGKIPGGFFKREARPSEKETLTARLIDRPIRPLFVPGFKHEVLVMCTVLSHDLVNDPDIVAMIAASAALTISGVPFMGPIGAARVGFANGEYVLNPEVQDMDQLRSNPEQRLDLVVAGTRDAVMMVESEAYELTEAEMLGAVKFGHEAMQPVIDLIIDLAEAAAKEPFEFQAPDYSALYARVKSLGEADMRAAYAIRDKGERRDAIEAAKAKVLEGLSEEELLDPNLGSALKKLESGILRGGIIDGHPRIDGRDTRTVRPIDCEVGFLPRTHGSALFTRGETQALVVTTLGTGDDEQIIDALHGNSRSNFLLHYNFPPYSVGEVGRVGSPGRREIGHGKLAWRALQAVLPAATDFPYTIRVVSEITESNGSSSMASVCGGSLSMMDAGVPLKAPVAGVAMGLILEEDGRWAVLTDILGDEDHLGDMDFKVAGTENGITSLQMDIKVAGITPAIMEQALAQAKDGRMHILGEMAKALTEGRREFSAHAPRIETMTIPTDKIREVIGSGGKVIREIVETSGAKVDISDDGTIKIASANADSIKKAYDMIYSIVAEPEEGKIYTGKVVKLVDFGAFVNFFGKRDGLVHVSQIANKRLNHPNEVLKEGQEVKVKLLGFDDRGKVRLGMKMVDQETGEEITQAKEEPAEG; from the coding sequence ATGTTTGATGAAGTGAAGAAATCCATCCAGTGGGGCCAGGAAACGCTCACGCTGGAAACGGGCAAGGTTGCCCGTCAGGCCGACGGCTCGGTCATCGCCACCCTGGGCGAGACCAGCGTGATGGCCAACGTCACTTTCGCGAAAGAACCCAAGCCCGGTCAGGACTTCTTCCCCCTGACGGTGCATTATCAGGAAAAATACTACGCCGCCGGCAAGATCCCGGGCGGCTTCTTCAAGCGCGAGGCCCGTCCCTCGGAAAAGGAGACGCTGACCGCGCGCCTGATCGACCGGCCGATCCGCCCGCTTTTCGTCCCCGGCTTCAAGCACGAAGTGCTGGTGATGTGCACGGTGCTGAGCCATGACCTGGTCAACGATCCCGACATCGTGGCGATGATCGCCGCCTCGGCCGCGCTGACCATTTCGGGCGTGCCTTTCATGGGCCCGATCGGCGCCGCCCGCGTCGGTTTCGCCAATGGCGAATATGTGCTGAATCCCGAAGTGCAGGACATGGACCAGCTGCGCTCGAACCCCGAGCAGCGGCTGGACCTGGTCGTCGCCGGCACCCGCGACGCGGTGATGATGGTCGAATCGGAAGCCTATGAGCTGACCGAGGCCGAGATGCTGGGCGCGGTGAAATTCGGCCACGAGGCGATGCAGCCGGTGATCGACCTGATCATCGACCTGGCCGAGGCGGCCGCGAAAGAGCCCTTCGAGTTCCAGGCGCCGGATTACAGCGCGCTCTATGCCCGCGTGAAATCGCTGGGCGAGGCGGATATGCGCGCCGCCTACGCGATCCGCGACAAGGGCGAGCGCCGCGACGCCATCGAGGCCGCCAAGGCGAAGGTCCTTGAGGGCCTGTCCGAGGAAGAGCTGCTGGATCCCAACCTGGGCTCGGCGCTGAAGAAGCTGGAATCGGGCATCCTGCGCGGCGGCATCATCGACGGCCATCCGCGCATCGACGGCCGCGACACCCGCACCGTGCGCCCCATCGACTGCGAGGTGGGCTTCCTGCCCCGCACCCACGGCTCGGCGCTGTTCACCCGCGGCGAGACCCAGGCGCTGGTCGTGACCACGCTGGGCACCGGCGATGACGAGCAGATCATCGACGCGCTGCACGGCAACTCGCGCTCGAACTTCCTGCTGCACTACAACTTCCCGCCCTATTCGGTGGGCGAGGTGGGCCGCGTCGGCAGCCCCGGCCGTCGCGAGATCGGCCACGGCAAGCTGGCCTGGCGGGCGCTGCAGGCGGTGCTGCCGGCCGCGACCGACTTCCCCTATACCATCCGCGTGGTCAGCGAGATCACCGAGTCGAACGGCTCGTCCTCGATGGCCTCGGTCTGCGGCGGCTCGCTGTCGATGATGGATGCGGGCGTGCCGCTGAAGGCGCCGGTCGCCGGCGTTGCCATGGGCCTGATCCTGGAAGAGGACGGCCGCTGGGCGGTGCTGACCGACATCCTGGGCGACGAGGATCACCTCGGCGACATGGACTTCAAGGTCGCCGGCACCGAAAACGGCATCACCTCGCTGCAGATGGACATCAAGGTCGCGGGCATCACCCCGGCGATCATGGAGCAGGCGCTGGCGCAGGCCAAGGACGGGCGGATGCACATCCTGGGCGAGATGGCGAAGGCCCTGACCGAGGGCCGGCGCGAGTTCAGCGCCCATGCCCCGCGCATCGAGACCATGACCATCCCGACCGACAAGATCCGCGAAGTGATCGGCTCGGGCGGCAAGGTGATCCGCGAGATCGTCGAGACCTCGGGCGCGAAAGTCGATATCAGCGACGACGGCACCATCAAGATCGCCTCGGCCAATGCCGATTCGATCAAGAAGGCCTATGACATGATCTATTCGATCGTGGCCGAGCCGGAAGAGGGCAAGATCTATACCGGCAAGGTGGTGAAGCTGGTCGATTTCGGCGCCTTCGTGAACTTCTTCGGCAAGCGCGACGGTCTGGTGCATGTCAGCCAGATCGCCAACAAGCGCCTGAACCACCCCAACGAGGTGCTGAAGGAGGGCCAGGAGGTCAAGGTCAAGCTGCTGGGCTTCGACGACCGCGGCAAGGTGCGCCTTGGCATGAAGATGGTCGACCAGGAAACCGGCGAGGAGATCACCCAGGCCAAGGAAGAACCCGCCGAAGGCTGA
- the leuS gene encoding leucine--tRNA ligase, producing MPYDPAISEPRWQEAWEQADTFRAVRDERPKYYVLEMFPYPSGRIHMGHVRNYTMGDVVARFKRAQGFSVLHPMGWDAFGMPAENAAMEQGGHPRDWTYGNIATMRGQLKPLGLSIDWSREFATCDDAYVAQQQALFLDMLEAGLITRKSAQVNWDPVDMTVLANEQVIDGKGWRSGATVERKELTQWFFRISDYSDELLTALDGLEGWPEKVRLMQANWIGKSRGLQFRFDTVNLPDFPQIEVYTTRPDTLMGASFVALSPDHPLVKALAARDPKVAAFVEECRKIGTTEEAIETAPKLGFDTGLTVRHPLDPDWQLPIWIANFVLMDYGTGAIFGSPAHDERDHEFATKYGLPIRATFGEKGMTLEQADALVAKAPYVPLKSETVTYVRGFAGPADQTGEAAVDAAIAHAEAKGYGEGVTKFRLRDWGISRQRYWGCPIPVVHCATCGTVPEAKANLPVLLPQDVSFDVPGNPLDRHPTWRNVTCPQCGGPARRETDTMDTFVDSSWYYARFTAPHATTPTERAETDYWMNVDQYIGGIEHAILHLLYSRFFARAMVKTGHLPESAREPFDALFTQGMVTHEIYMTRDERGRPVYHLPEDVVDGKLADGTEVEIIPSAKMSKSKKNVVDPVNIVANFGADTARWFMLSDSPPERDVEWTAAGAEAANRFLARVWRLADEIPEGGADPDLTRAAHRAIDEVTKSIEGFAFNKAVAKIYELANSIGKSSAGGESRREALRIMAQLMAPMVPHLAEEIWAKAGGQGMVVDAAWPKADPALLVSDSVVLPIQINGKRRAEIEVPKDMPKEEIEAIVLADETVRRFMEGQPPKKLIVVPGRIVNVVV from the coding sequence ATGCCCTATGATCCCGCAATCAGCGAACCGCGCTGGCAAGAGGCGTGGGAGCAGGCCGATACGTTCCGCGCCGTCCGGGACGAGCGGCCCAAGTATTACGTGCTGGAAATGTTCCCCTATCCCTCGGGGCGCATCCATATGGGGCATGTGCGCAACTACACGATGGGCGACGTGGTGGCGCGGTTCAAGCGCGCGCAGGGCTTTTCCGTGCTGCATCCGATGGGCTGGGACGCCTTCGGCATGCCGGCCGAGAATGCGGCGATGGAGCAGGGCGGCCATCCGCGCGACTGGACCTATGGCAATATCGCCACCATGCGCGGGCAGCTGAAGCCCTTGGGCCTGTCCATCGACTGGAGCCGCGAATTCGCCACCTGCGACGACGCCTATGTCGCCCAGCAGCAGGCGCTGTTCCTGGACATGCTGGAGGCCGGGCTGATCACCCGCAAGTCGGCGCAGGTAAACTGGGACCCGGTCGACATGACCGTGCTCGCCAACGAGCAGGTGATCGATGGCAAGGGCTGGCGCTCGGGCGCAACGGTCGAGCGCAAGGAACTGACGCAGTGGTTCTTCAGGATCTCGGACTATTCGGATGAGCTGCTGACGGCGCTGGACGGGCTGGAGGGCTGGCCGGAAAAGGTGCGGCTGATGCAGGCCAACTGGATCGGCAAGTCGCGCGGGCTGCAATTCCGCTTCGACACCGTGAACCTGCCGGATTTCCCGCAGATCGAGGTCTATACCACCCGCCCCGACACGCTGATGGGCGCGAGCTTCGTGGCGCTGTCGCCGGATCACCCGCTGGTCAAGGCGCTGGCGGCCAGGGATCCGAAGGTCGCGGCTTTCGTCGAGGAATGCCGCAAGATCGGCACGACCGAGGAAGCCATCGAGACCGCGCCGAAGCTGGGCTTCGACACCGGGCTGACGGTGCGCCACCCGCTGGACCCGGATTGGCAATTGCCGATCTGGATCGCGAATTTCGTGCTGATGGATTACGGCACCGGCGCGATCTTCGGCTCTCCGGCGCATGACGAGCGCGACCACGAATTCGCGACGAAATACGGGCTGCCGATCCGCGCCACCTTCGGCGAAAAGGGCATGACGTTGGAACAGGCCGACGCGCTGGTGGCGAAAGCGCCCTATGTGCCGCTGAAATCCGAAACCGTGACCTATGTGCGCGGCTTTGCCGGTCCGGCCGACCAGACCGGCGAGGCGGCGGTGGATGCCGCCATCGCCCATGCCGAGGCCAAGGGCTATGGCGAGGGCGTGACGAAATTCCGCCTGCGCGACTGGGGCATCTCGCGCCAGCGTTACTGGGGTTGCCCGATCCCGGTGGTGCATTGCGCGACATGCGGCACCGTGCCCGAGGCCAAGGCGAATCTGCCGGTGCTGCTGCCGCAGGACGTCAGCTTCGACGTGCCCGGCAACCCGCTGGACCGGCATCCGACCTGGCGCAACGTCACCTGCCCGCAATGCGGCGGCCCGGCGCGGCGCGAGACGGACACCATGGACACTTTCGTCGATTCGTCCTGGTATTACGCCCGCTTCACCGCGCCGCACGCGACGACGCCGACCGAGCGTGCCGAGACCGATTACTGGATGAACGTCGACCAGTATATCGGCGGCATCGAGCATGCGATCCTGCACCTGCTCTATTCGCGCTTCTTCGCCCGCGCCATGGTCAAGACCGGCCACCTGCCGGAAAGCGCCAGGGAGCCGTTCGACGCGCTCTTCACCCAGGGCATGGTCACGCATGAGATCTACATGACCCGGGACGAGCGCGGCCGCCCGGTCTATCACCTGCCCGAGGATGTGGTGGACGGCAAGCTGGCCGACGGCACCGAGGTCGAGATCATTCCCTCGGCCAAGATGTCGAAATCCAAGAAGAACGTCGTCGATCCGGTCAATATCGTCGCCAATTTCGGCGCCGATACGGCGCGCTGGTTCATGCTCTCGGACAGCCCGCCCGAACGGGACGTGGAATGGACCGCCGCCGGGGCCGAGGCCGCGAACCGCTTCCTCGCCCGGGTCTGGCGGCTCGCCGACGAGATCCCCGAGGGCGGGGCCGATCCCGACCTGACCCGCGCCGCGCATCGCGCCATCGACGAGGTGACGAAATCCATCGAGGGCTTCGCCTTCAACAAGGCGGTGGCCAAGATCTATGAGCTGGCAAACAGCATCGGCAAGTCGAGCGCGGGCGGCGAAAGCCGGCGCGAGGCGCTGCGCATCATGGCGCAGCTGATGGCGCCCATGGTGCCGCACCTGGCCGAAGAGATCTGGGCGAAGGCCGGCGGGCAAGGCATGGTGGTCGATGCCGCCTGGCCCAAGGCGGACCCGGCGCTGCTGGTTTCCGACAGCGTGGTGCTGCCGATCCAGATCAACGGCAAGCGCCGGGCCGAGATCGAGGTGCCCAAGGACATGCCCAAGGAAGAAATCGAGGCCATCGTGCTGGCCGACGAAACCGTGCGGCGCTTCATGGAGGGCCAGCCGCCCAAGAAGCTGATCGTGGTGCCGGGGCGGATCGTCAATGTCGTGGTCTAG
- a CDS encoding porin — MKKFLFATTALVMTAGVAAAEVAVSGDGRMGLIYDGDDVQFSSRARVTFTLTGESDAGLSFGGSFRADQESDYTAGNTGSSRSAARGTAGAVWISGTYGKLSMGDVVGAAEAAIGDLPEVGYTAGEFGGDVEEISFLVGDGENEDQGPTLLYEYTVNNISFYASATDGSNVAGPGVVGRSTDFDPITGDQIDTADTAWSLAAKYEGSNFWAALSYSDNGDDSEIGLAAEGKFNNFAIKGVYMDYSIDSIADADAKTYGLGATYQMDALTVKGFWRRDEVEVAGVDADFDSFGIGADYDLGGGAVLAGGIIDTDYLDDTVADFGIKFRF, encoded by the coding sequence ATGAAAAAGTTTCTTTTTGCCACCACCGCACTGGTGATGACCGCCGGCGTCGCCGCCGCCGAAGTCGCCGTTTCGGGTGACGGCCGCATGGGTCTGATCTACGACGGCGACGATGTCCAGTTCTCCAGCCGCGCGCGCGTGACCTTCACGCTGACCGGCGAGTCGGATGCCGGCCTGTCCTTCGGTGGTTCGTTCCGCGCCGACCAGGAAAGCGACTACACTGCTGGCAACACTGGGTCCAGCCGTTCGGCTGCCCGCGGCACTGCCGGTGCGGTCTGGATCTCGGGCACCTACGGCAAGCTGTCGATGGGTGACGTTGTCGGCGCCGCGGAGGCCGCGATCGGCGACCTGCCGGAAGTCGGCTACACCGCGGGTGAGTTCGGTGGCGACGTCGAAGAAATCAGCTTCCTGGTCGGCGACGGCGAGAACGAAGACCAAGGTCCGACGCTCCTGTACGAATACACCGTCAACAACATCTCGTTCTACGCCTCGGCCACCGATGGCTCGAACGTTGCCGGCCCGGGCGTTGTCGGCCGCAGCACCGACTTTGACCCGATCACCGGCGACCAAATCGACACCGCCGACACCGCCTGGTCGCTGGCGGCCAAATATGAAGGCTCGAACTTCTGGGCCGCGCTGTCCTACTCGGACAACGGCGACGACAGCGAAATCGGTCTGGCCGCCGAAGGCAAGTTCAACAACTTCGCCATCAAAGGCGTGTACATGGACTACAGCATCGACTCGATCGCCGACGCTGACGCCAAGACCTACGGCCTGGGCGCGACCTACCAGATGGACGCGCTCACTGTGAAAGGCTTCTGGCGTCGCGATGAGGTCGAAGTTGCAGGCGTGGACGCGGATTTCGACTCGTTCGGCATCGGTGCTGATTACGACCTGGGCGGCGGCGCCGTTCTGGCCGGTGGCATCATCGATACCGACTACCTCGACGACACCGTTGCCGATTTCGGTATCAAGTTCCGCTTCTGA
- a CDS encoding calcium-binding protein: MTRSPGGEGEPDPPEDPDPDRPGGLVLEGSEGPDWLAGTDGDDLLVGHGGNDDLHGGPGNDTLRGGDGTDWIYGDGDYGPGGDDLIEGGAGGDFLAGQGGNDTVHGGPGNDTLFGGEGDDLLTGGDGDDWISGNAGNDTLVAGRGEDDLDGGDGDDLLIGSAHPDRAWLHGGAGNDTLHPGIGDFAEGGEGEDLFLLDALGEELQVPGEHVPIIADFDALQDRIELRYQEAGHGVPPLLTLERDADGSAMIRLDGVAVGRVLQAAGLRAADIALTRIDPGA; encoded by the coding sequence ATGACCCGCTCGCCCGGGGGCGAGGGTGAACCCGATCCGCCCGAGGACCCCGATCCCGACCGGCCCGGCGGCCTGGTTCTTGAAGGCAGCGAGGGGCCGGACTGGCTGGCCGGAACCGATGGCGACGACCTGCTGGTCGGCCATGGCGGCAATGACGACCTGCATGGCGGTCCGGGCAATGACACGCTGCGCGGCGGCGACGGCACCGACTGGATCTATGGCGATGGCGATTACGGCCCGGGCGGCGACGATCTGATCGAGGGCGGCGCGGGCGGCGATTTCCTGGCCGGGCAGGGCGGCAACGACACCGTGCACGGCGGCCCCGGCAACGACACCCTCTTCGGTGGCGAGGGCGACGACCTGCTGACCGGCGGCGACGGGGACGACTGGATCTCGGGCAATGCCGGCAACGACACGCTGGTCGCCGGGCGCGGCGAGGACGACCTGGACGGGGGTGATGGCGACGACCTGCTGATCGGCTCGGCCCATCCCGACCGGGCCTGGCTGCATGGCGGCGCGGGCAACGACACGCTGCATCCCGGCATCGGCGATTTCGCCGAGGGCGGCGAGGGCGAGGATCTGTTCCTGCTCGACGCTCTGGGCGAGGAGTTGCAGGTCCCCGGCGAACACGTGCCGATCATCGCCGATTTCGACGCGCTTCAGGACCGGATCGAGCTGCGCTATCAGGAAGCGGGCCATGGCGTGCCGCCGCTGCTTACGCTGGAACGCGATGCCGACGGCTCGGCCATGATCCGCCTGGACGGGGTGGCGGTGGGCCGGGTGCTGCAGGCGGCCGGGCTGCGCGCCGCCGATATCGCCCTGACCCGGATCGACCCCGGCGCCTGA
- a CDS encoding DUF3576 domain-containing protein, translating to MTRRAARLTAALLISAGLAACSGGPGSGPGGARQTQAAQPQRESTIWDVFSNRRNPNDTVAVNRYLWNASLEVLNFLPIQSIDPFTGVIVTGYGTPPGGGRAYRATVKVSDPSLDARALKVSLQGAGGAAVAPDTVRAVEDAILTRARQLRVQDRNL from the coding sequence ATGACCAGACGCGCCGCACGGCTGACCGCCGCCCTGCTGATCTCGGCGGGACTCGCCGCCTGTTCCGGCGGGCCGGGCTCGGGCCCCGGCGGAGCACGCCAGACCCAGGCCGCGCAACCGCAGCGGGAATCCACGATCTGGGACGTGTTTTCGAATCGCCGCAACCCGAACGACACGGTGGCGGTGAACCGCTACCTGTGGAACGCCAGTCTGGAAGTGCTGAACTTCCTGCCGATCCAGTCCATCGATCCCTTCACCGGCGTCATCGTCACCGGCTACGGCACGCCGCCCGGCGGCGGCCGCGCCTATCGCGCCACGGTCAAGGTCAGCGACCCCTCGCTGGACGCGCGCGCGCTCAAGGTCTCGCTGCAGGGTGCGGGCGGCGCGGCGGTGGCGCCCGACACGGTGCGCGCGGTCGAGGACGCGATCCTGACCCGCGCCCGGCAGCTGCGGGTGCAGGACCGCAACCTGTAA